From the Daucus carota subsp. sativus chromosome 8, DH1 v3.0, whole genome shotgun sequence genome, one window contains:
- the LOC108199961 gene encoding uncharacterized protein LOC108199961 gives MYWWKMKMLSCNTRMLFSRYKLQNPLCFITKCNTFKFYFSTSAITDSSSIADCLPLTRKPNQTYPVYRERGIESSSGADSFVKLFQQFGFSDTHITRILSKQPAILAYRPQKYLKPKLDFLISVTSCETDVVNIVTKNPFILTRSLDNHLRPLFDSLKSAAGSNENAAAVIKCNPFMLSFCNSSSFVRNVQFLQTVGVPRNQILKMITKYGQSVGVKHDKFCKVVLKVKDMGFDLSSSYFREAVLCLSFLTESAWESRCEVYRSFGLSNHDIITMFKKQPAVMSFSEKRIWEMLDFFVHRLRWSPSRLSTTPNVFLFGLEKRIIPRCSVLQALVSNKCDIKDIMLQTILKMDESRFLKTFVTKYEDKVPEIMDAYQGKLTFGDYNFESESKGKIKIINSNRTISTMATTDSLALSPLLLEQSSDEKGHESVIKLFKSFGFSENHVARIVRKQPSIISFHPQKSVKPKLDYLFSITQSRSEVFDVVAKNPVILGRSLKNHIIPFFTSLGTLTGNDQHVFAAIKRNPYLLSNCVSTTFLHNIDFLQKLGVPQIQIMKLITEYGQSIGGSHAKFRKVVLKVKDMGFDLSSSCFLDAVRSFSFLSDLAWESRCEMLRSFGFSDHDISSMAKKQPVIMNFSERRMRDLLEFFVQKLRWSATKLSTSPNILRYSLEKRIIPRCSVLQALALNNCNSKRLLLTYIVKMTESRFLERFVTAYKDEVPEVMDAYRGKLRFDEFNFESES, from the coding sequence ATGTACTggtggaagatgaagatgcttAGTTGTAATACTCGTATGTTGTTTTCTAGATACAAATTGCAAAACCCCCTATGCTTCATTACTAAATGCAACACTTTCAAATTCTACTTTTCTACAAGTGCAATAACAGATTCGTCGTCAATAGCAGATTGTTTACCATTAACCcgtaaaccaaaccaaacgtacCCGGTATATCGTGAACGCGGAATAGAATCATCAAGTGGAGCTGATTCTTTTGTTAAACTGTTTCAACAATTTGGATTTTCTGATACACATATTACTCGAATTTTGTCCAAACAACCGGCCATACTTGCGTACCGACCTCAAAAGTACCTGAAACCGAAGCTCGATTTCCTGATTTCGGTTACCTCTTGTGAAACAGATGTGGTGAACATAGTCACCAAAAACCCCTTTATTCTCACTAGGAGTCTTGATAATCACCTGCGACCCCTTTTCGATTCCCTTAAGTCTGCTGCAGGGAGTAACGAAAATGCAGCTGCGGTTATCAAATGCAACCCTTTTATGCTTTCGTTTTGCAACTCTTCGTCTTTCGTCAGGAATGTTCAGTTTTTACAAACAGTTGGTGTGCCGCGCAATCAGATATTGAAAATGATCACTAAATATGGTCAATCTGTTGGGGTGAAGCATGATAAATTTTGTAAAGTTGTACTAAAGGTTAAggatatgggttttgatttGTCTTCGTCTTATTTTCGGGAAGCAGTGCTGTGCTTGAGTTTTTTGACCGAATCTGCTTGGGAATCTAGATGTGAGGTTTATAGAAGCTTTGGTCTCTCTAATCACGATATCATCACTATGTTCAAAAAGCAACCTGCTGTCATGAGTTTTTCGGAGAAAAGAATTTGGGAAATGTTGGACTTCTTTGTTCATAGATTGCGATGGAGTCCATCTAGGTTGTCAACTACAcctaatgtttttttatttggcTTAGAGAAGAGAATTATTCCACGTTGTTCAGTTCTGCAAGCTTTGGTGTCAAATAAATGTGACATAAAGGATATCATGCTACAAACAATATTGAAAATGGATGAAAGCAGGTTCTTGAAGACCTTTGTCACTAAATATGAGGATAAAGTTCCTGAGATAATGGATGCATACCAAGGTAAGTTGACATTTGGTGACTACAATTTCGAATCAGAAAGTAAGGGTAAGATTAAAATCATCAATAGTAACAGAACCATCTCTACTATGGCAACAACGGATTCTTTAGCTTTATCTCCCCTATTGCTCGAGCAATCCTCTGATGAGAAGGGACACGAGTcagttattaaattatttaaatcatttgGATTCTCTGAAAACCATGTTGCTAGAATCGTTCGTAAACAACCAAGCATCATTTCCTTCCATCCTCAGAAGTCTGTTAAGCCAAAGCTTGATTATCTGTTTTCTATCACCCAATCACGATCAGAAGTATTCGATGTAGTCGCCAAAAACCCTGTTATACTCGGAAGAAGTTTAAAGAATCACATAATACCCTTTTTCACCTCACTTGGAACGCTGACGGGTAATGACCAACATGTGTTTGCTGCAATTAAACGCAACCCATATTTGCTTTCAAATTGTGTTTCAACAACTTTCTTGCACAATATTGACTTTCTGCAAAAACTTGGGGTGCCCCAAATTCAGATAATGAAACTTATCACCGAATATGGTCAATCAATAGGGGGGAGTCATGCAAAATTCCGTAAAGTTGTGCTGAAGGTCAAGGATATGGGGTTTGATCTTTCTTCATCGTGTTTTCTCGATGCAGTTCGATCCTTTAGTTTTTTATCGGACTTGGCTTGGGAATCTAGATGTGAGATGCTTAGAAGCTTCGGTTTCTCTGATCATGATATCAGTTCCATGGCCAAGAAGCAACCTGTTATCATGAATTTTTCTGAGAGAAGAATGCGGGACCTGTTGGAGTTCTTTGTTCAGAAATTGCGATGGAGTGCAACTAAGTTGTCAACTTCACCTAATATTCTTAGGTACAGCTTAGAAAAGAGGATTATTCCAAGGTGCTCGGTTCTGCAAGCCTTAGCGTTAAATAATTGCAACAGCAAGAGGTTGTTGCTAACATATATAGTGAAAATGACTGAAAGCAGGTTTCTGGAACGCTTCGTCACTGCATATAAGGATGAAGTTCCTGAGGTAATGGATGCGTACCGAGGTAAGTTGAGATTTGATGAATTCAATTTTGAAAGTGAAAGCTAA
- the LOC108199946 gene encoding 26S proteasome non-ATPase regulatory subunit 6, with product MDGEDGKQQAHLVLADKLFLLTLPDVDDIEKVRLRQQVLDAVVADDMATLYETLVSTGVLELDQALLDSMRDKNVQELKKIDDKISDAEENLGESEVREAHLAKSLFYIRIGDKVKALEQLKVTEGKTVAVGQRMDLVFYTLQIGLFYMDFDLISKSIDKAKKLFEEGGDWERKNRLKVYEGLYCMSTRNFKKAADLFLDSISTFTTYELFPYDTFICYTVLASIITLDRVSLKQKVVDAPEILTVIGKIPHLSEFLNSLYGCQYKSFFSAFAGLTKDIKLDRYLHPHFRYYMREIRTVVYSQFLESYKSVTIEAMAKAFGVTVDFIDLELSRFISAGKLHCKIDKVAGVLETNRPDSKNALYQSTIKQGDFLLNRIQKLSRVIDL from the exons ATGGACGGAGAAGACGGCAAACAACAGGCTCACTTAGTGTTAGCAGACAAGCTCTTTCTCCTCACGCTACCGGATGTTGACGACATCGAGAAAGTTCGCCTCCGTCAGCAGGTTCTCGACGCCGTCGTCGCCGACG ATATGGCTACGCTCTATGAGACTTTGGTTTCGACTGGTGTGTTGGAATTGGATCAAGCTCTTCTCGATTCTATGCGGGATAAGAATGTCCAGGAGTTGAAGAAGATCGATGACAA GATCTCTGATGCTGAAGAAAACTTGGGTGAAAGTGAAGTTCGAGAAGCTCACTTGGCTAAATCCttgttttatattagaatcGGTGACAAG GTTAAAGCCTTGGAACAACTGAAGGTAACTGAGGGTAAAACCGTTGCAGTTGGCCAGCGGATGGACTTGGTGTTTTATACCCTACAAATAGGTCTTTTCTACATGGATTTTGATCTTATTTCAAAAAGTATCGACAAAGCCAAGAA ATTGTTTGAGGAGGGAGGTGACTGGGAGAGGAAAAATCGTTTGAAGGTGTATGAAGGCTTGTACTGCATGTCCACGCGTAACTTTAAAAAGGCAGCTGATCTCTTCTTGGATTCTATCTCAACTTTCACGACTTACGAGCTTTTCCCTTATGACACCTTCATATGTTACACTGTTCTTGCAAGCATTATAACATTAGATAGGGTTTCCCTAAAGCAAAAG GTTGTTGATGCTCCGGAGATCTTGACAGTAATTGGAAAAATCCCGCATCTAtcagaattcttgaattctcTGTATGGTTGTCAATACAAATcattcttttctgcttttg CTGGCCTGACAAAGGATATCAAATTAGATCGGTATTTGCATCCACATTTCCGTTACTACATGAGAGAGATAAGGACTGTTGTGTATTCCCAATTTCTTGAATCATACAAAAGTGTTACTATTGAAGCTATGGCAAAGGCATTTGGAGTAACTGTGGATTTTATTGATTT GGAGCTCTCACGTTTCATTTCGGCAGGAAAGCTTCACTGTAAAATAGATAAGGTTGCAGGAGTATTAGAAACTAACCGACCTGATTCAAAGAATGCTCTCTACCAGTCAACTATCAAACAGGGAGATTTCTTGCTGAACAGAATCCAGAAGCTGTCTCGCGTCATTGATCTTTGA
- the LOC108198396 gene encoding uncharacterized protein LOC108198396 — MEESLSHLFWNCTLANWTWNYISSWWSINSLSFKSRPFSIPYLLSLKPQRHVSKIWRMVVSASLWSIWLARNDFVFNKSKINEKELTRLIFIRISKWGSASKIMPFGSDPLWNINPVGAINVHHFRDMTNFWKFKQEVYSTVCMVDAAWLATSDGSIKGGIGGIIKNKCGQILYCFSAPSYGYTIHEAEIEAILHVLSVFRSNPCLMHNSVICSDSVVAINAISAGLEYSFPLLVPDFSINEIFQNSVCLNFVPSDLNDEADQLAKDGLNRDQFSAFWSAQVF, encoded by the coding sequence ATGGAGGAATCGCTCTCGCATTTATTCTGGAATTGCACTCTGGCTAATTGGACTTGGAATTATATTAGCTCCTGGTGGTCGATAAATTCTCTTTCGTTTAAAAGCAGACCTTTCAGCATTCCATATTTGCTTTCTTTGAAACCTCAACGGCATGTGAGCAAGATTTGGCGTATGGTTGTGTCAGCTTCTTTGTGGTCCATCTGGCTCGCTAGAAACGATTTTGTTTTTAACAAGTCAAAGATTAATGAAAAAGAGCTCACTCGTTTGATTTTCATTAGGATCTCAAAATGGGGAAGTGCCTCGAAGATTATGCCCTTCGGGTCTGATCCTCTATGGAATATTAATCCGGTTGGTGCAATTAACGTTCATCATTTTAGGGATATGACAAATTTTTGGAAATTTAAACAGGAGGTGTATAGTACGGTTTGCATGGTGGATGCTGCATGGCTTGCTACGTCCGACGGAAGTATAAAAGGTGGCATAGGTgggattattaaaaataagtgcGGGCAGATTTTGTATTGTTTCTCAGCTCCGTCTTATGGATACACTATCCATGAAGCCGAAATAGAAGCAATTCTGCATGTTCTATCAGTTTTCAGGTCAAACCCTTGCCTCATGCATAATTCAGTTATTTGCTCGGACTCAGTGGTAGCAATTAATGCAATCTCGGCGGGTTTGGAATATTCGTTCCCTCTTTTAGTTCCAGATTTTAGCATTAATGAGATATTCCAAAATTCTGTTTGCCTTAATTTCGTTCCTTCTGATCTTAATGATGAAGCTGATCAATTGGCAAAAGATGGACTTAATAGGGATCAGTTTAGTGCTTTCTGGTCAGCACAGGTGTTTTAA